From the genome of Eublepharis macularius isolate TG4126 chromosome 12, MPM_Emac_v1.0, whole genome shotgun sequence, one region includes:
- the LOC129339335 gene encoding olfactory receptor 14I1-like yields MSNESSITEFLLLGFSEVREIQLLQFAIFLLIYMSALIGNILIITAVATDPGLHSPMYFFLANLSVMDLGYISVTILKAMGNSLMNTRLISYPECVIQVFFFFFFMASDYFLLTVMAYDRYVAICDPLHYEMVVNKEASIQMAAITWISGLFFATIHTGATFAVPFCSNIINQFFCEVPQLFKLSCSDLYLIEVVMLGFSACLGLGCFGFIVVTYVEMFKTVFRIPTVQGREKAFSTCIPHLIVVSLFVSTGIIANLKLTSSSWVGLDRMITVAYCVFPPLMNPIIYSMRNKEIKAVLWKLYYRS; encoded by the coding sequence ATGTCCAATGAAAGCTCCATTACTGAATTTCTGCTCTTGGGATTCTCTGAGGTTCGAGAGATACAGCTTTTACAGTTTGCAATCTTTCTGCTGATTTATATGTCAGCACTCATTGGAAATATCCTGATAATCACAGCTGTAGCCACAGATCCTGGTCTCCACAgccccatgtacttcttcctggCAAATTTGTCTGTTATGGACCTAGGTTACATCTCAGTCACTATACTCAAAGCAATGGGTAACTCTCTCATGAACACCAGGTTGATATCTTACCCAGAATGTGTCATCcaagtcttcttcttcttcttcttcatggcATCAGACTACTTCCTCCTCACTGTCATGGCCTATGACCGATATGTTGCCATATGTGACCCTCTGCATTATGAAATGGTGGTAAATAAGGAGGCATCGATCCAAATGGCAGCCATCACATGGATCAGTGGTCTTTTCTTTGCGACCATACACACTGGAGCCACCTTTGCAGTCCCTTTCTGCTCCAACATCATCAATCAGTTCTTCTGTGAGGTACCTCAACTATTTAAGCTCTCCTGTTCTGACTTGTACCTTATTGAAGTTGTGATGCTTGGTTTTAGTGCATGTTTAGGACTGGGCTGCTTTGGTTTTATAGTTGTAACTtatgtggaaatgttcaaaacagtGTTCAGAATCCCCACTGTGCAAGGAAGAGAGAAAGCTTTCTCTACTTGCATTCCTCATCTCATTGTAGTCTCCTTGTTTGTTTCCACTGGTATCATTGCCAACCTAAAACTAACATCCAGCTCCTGGGTAGGTCTGGACAGAATGATTACGGTGGCTTACTGTGTATTTCCACCACTGATGAATCCCATAATTTATAGCATGAGGAACAAGGAAATCAAAGCAGTGCTGTGGAAACTTTATTACAGGTCCTAG